From a single Mycolicibacterium moriokaense genomic region:
- a CDS encoding TniQ family protein, with translation MSQATPARPAVVSAGRRATSLWSGIHRSFPLRVAPIDGEALDSWLDAIARRHHVPRRAVVEQCAITPNSFYGAWMRLLSSADIEGIAHATGYGSDVVDALAFTRTGSGAGPLSGARTLPSSAWDWRASSRWCQQCLTDTGGRWLLAWRLNWTFACPTHHCLLQDGCPKCGAPQRYRLPTYVIPELDRCAQPTVDLLGERRPCGADLPHVQQADHPLSLSMARTQRLINALLAGSRSRLRVYGARQPTPHDMLTDVKTLARYVFAILGGAADSSLRSDIARVAGAGHTSAARGAARPTMPSAVHTAHASTLAAAVLDAHDPTAAQHLLAKVILADGKFESHDVYHDEALTPLARLICQLGREDARATLKLRRRFDISAANSAQSCKKNRLARATARIDSMSHHSGTRWSR, from the coding sequence GTGAGTCAGGCGACACCGGCACGACCGGCCGTCGTGTCCGCGGGGCGACGCGCCACCTCCCTATGGTCGGGGATTCACCGTAGCTTTCCGCTGCGGGTAGCGCCGATCGACGGCGAGGCGCTGGACTCCTGGCTCGACGCGATCGCCCGCCGCCATCACGTGCCACGCCGTGCCGTCGTCGAACAATGCGCCATCACGCCTAACTCGTTTTACGGGGCATGGATGCGGTTGCTCAGCTCCGCGGACATCGAGGGTATCGCTCATGCAACCGGCTACGGCTCTGACGTCGTCGATGCTTTGGCGTTCACACGCACCGGCAGTGGTGCGGGTCCTCTCAGCGGTGCTCGAACGCTGCCTTCATCGGCCTGGGACTGGCGAGCCTCCTCGCGCTGGTGCCAGCAGTGCCTGACCGACACAGGGGGCCGATGGCTGCTCGCCTGGCGACTCAACTGGACCTTCGCCTGCCCCACCCACCACTGCCTGCTGCAGGACGGATGCCCCAAGTGCGGCGCGCCGCAACGCTACCGCCTGCCGACCTATGTGATCCCCGAGTTGGATCGGTGTGCTCAACCGACCGTCGACCTCCTCGGGGAGCGGCGGCCTTGCGGAGCCGACCTGCCCCACGTTCAGCAAGCCGACCACCCCCTGAGCCTCTCGATGGCGCGGACGCAGCGGCTCATCAACGCACTGCTCGCAGGGAGCCGAAGCCGGCTGCGCGTGTACGGCGCACGTCAACCGACACCACACGACATGCTCACGGACGTGAAAACCCTTGCTCGTTACGTCTTCGCTATTCTCGGCGGCGCCGCGGACTCATCGCTGCGCTCCGACATTGCTCGTGTCGCCGGCGCAGGCCACACCAGCGCAGCGCGGGGCGCCGCCCGACCCACCATGCCCTCGGCCGTGCACACCGCCCATGCCAGCACCCTTGCCGCCGCGGTACTGGACGCGCACGACCCGACCGCCGCGCAGCACCTGCTCGCTAAGGTCATCCTCGCTGACGGCAAGTTCGAATCCCATGACGTGTACCACGACGAAGCGCTCACACCGCTCGCCCGTCTCATCTGCCAACTCGGACGCGAAGATGCCCGAGCAACGCTCAAGCTCCGACGGCGCTTCGACATCTCCGCCGCCAACTCAGCACAAAGTTGCAAGAAGAACCGTCTGGCCCGCGCCACCGCTCGCATCGACTCGATGTCACACCACTCCGGGACCCGGTGGTCTCGATGA
- a CDS encoding helix-turn-helix domain-containing protein, whose product MPTRLPADDPDRAQQWQRRRALVGARIRALRLERGLSQESLALESGVARNQLIQMEHGRRGVLIERVYDIAEALGVSVSEIVVDDPAASAQR is encoded by the coding sequence GTGCCGACACGACTTCCTGCCGATGATCCCGACCGTGCTCAGCAGTGGCAGCGTCGCCGCGCGTTGGTGGGGGCACGGATCCGAGCGTTGCGGCTGGAGCGGGGGTTGTCGCAGGAGAGTCTGGCGTTGGAGTCGGGGGTGGCGCGGAATCAGTTGATTCAGATGGAGCATGGTCGGCGTGGGGTGTTGATCGAGCGGGTGTATGACATTGCGGAGGCGCTGGGGGTGTCGGTGAGCGAGATCGTGGTCGACGATCCGGCTGCTAGCGCGCAGCGGTAG
- a CDS encoding TniQ family protein, with protein MTTVRALPLITRPAAGEALDSWLHAVAVRHNTSLNALYLHMGVDTVADVRTRVTAGSVSEDDAQRIAAATGLMPMQVHAMTLAHYLATVSWAQEATADLTATMPRHHGGWRFCPHCLGASGGTWLLQWRLMWSFACLQHRCLLAEYCPRCGRRQRAPQPLHAAPPRPVHCAHPSPTAAGRSRPRCDADLADTPVTMLAADHPTLLAQQVLVELLAADSGRFGLYAQRPMPVRDVLADIRILGRGILSATAGRHLDDLLPVELAAQYRHQRQSANAPMSSSVLTCAAAITAAVTVLSRPDLAAAAAPLAALPEEVSRYVLHQWTYLDLPAGPSASPVLQALHFTALGDRLSPAAQLQCRLGSTFPRLHATDAQRQQRLIRALPTALWPGWALRLSPPTLAHSSSRAVLAAAVLLVGSDLDIAEAAAHLGGDLARLNAIYLLWRLKESPHWPAIRDALAALSDYLSEETAPIDYARRRDLDYRGLLAQDEWDRICGSLGHQRCSAAHPRSYLQHQIRGTTKPRTGPDDADTELREFPGRLTPQLSRALHRHATRFLANQGIQDEPVLWEPPTSIAAGLSLPGVELGDIEIAELHRLIRVDRRTIAATSQQLGVSADLIRYALEQQPAPALPRPPRTQRIGARRPGRVYQQAAEALPRERLVALYSQEQRSLADIAALTGFSKPTISRLMHDYTIALRPSGPRPTKPVDPDWLYTECIVHQRSCADLARELHIRCGAVAAQAATLGMPVRTVTRHTDAELRDNPKIPAILIPALVGHGGWERLQRFAVITQFPTLTDAGKHLGRGVAVTGHHISRLEKDFRARLLTQKPLRCTDFGEEVLAAVHHLAELGGP; from the coding sequence ATGACCACCGTCCGCGCGCTACCCCTGATTACAAGACCCGCGGCGGGGGAGGCGCTGGATTCCTGGTTGCATGCCGTCGCGGTGCGCCACAACACGTCGCTCAACGCGCTCTACCTTCACATGGGCGTAGACACCGTTGCCGATGTACGCACCCGCGTCACTGCTGGCTCGGTGAGCGAGGACGACGCGCAACGGATCGCCGCTGCAACAGGTCTCATGCCGATGCAGGTGCACGCGATGACGTTGGCGCACTATCTAGCGACCGTGTCCTGGGCTCAGGAAGCGACAGCGGATCTGACCGCAACCATGCCGCGCCACCACGGCGGGTGGCGGTTCTGTCCGCACTGCCTGGGCGCCAGCGGGGGAACGTGGCTGCTGCAGTGGCGGTTGATGTGGAGCTTCGCCTGCCTGCAGCATCGGTGCCTGTTGGCCGAATACTGCCCGCGCTGCGGCCGGCGCCAACGCGCTCCTCAACCCCTCCACGCTGCCCCACCGCGTCCGGTGCATTGTGCTCACCCCAGCCCTACGGCTGCCGGCAGAAGCCGGCCCCGCTGCGACGCCGACCTGGCCGACACCCCGGTTACCATGTTGGCGGCTGATCATCCCACTCTGCTCGCCCAGCAGGTGCTGGTCGAGCTGCTCGCCGCCGACAGCGGACGATTTGGGCTCTACGCGCAGCGTCCGATGCCAGTTCGGGACGTGCTGGCCGATATCCGCATCCTTGGCCGCGGCATCCTGTCGGCCACCGCGGGCCGCCACCTCGACGACCTGCTGCCCGTCGAGCTGGCCGCACAATATCGACACCAGCGGCAGTCGGCCAACGCGCCGATGTCGTCGTCGGTCCTGACGTGCGCGGCGGCGATCACCGCGGCCGTCACCGTGCTCAGCAGGCCCGACCTGGCCGCGGCGGCCGCGCCGCTGGCAGCGCTGCCTGAAGAGGTGAGCCGCTACGTGCTGCATCAATGGACCTATCTCGACCTGCCGGCCGGGCCGTCGGCGAGCCCGGTGCTGCAGGCTCTGCATTTCACCGCACTCGGTGACCGCCTGAGCCCCGCTGCGCAGTTGCAGTGCCGCCTCGGCAGCACCTTTCCGAGGCTGCACGCCACCGACGCGCAGCGGCAGCAGCGGCTGATTCGGGCGCTGCCCACAGCGTTGTGGCCGGGCTGGGCGTTGCGGTTGAGCCCGCCGACGTTGGCGCATTCCAGCTCGCGGGCGGTGCTGGCTGCCGCCGTTCTGCTGGTCGGCAGCGACCTGGACATCGCCGAGGCCGCCGCGCATCTCGGCGGCGACCTCGCTCGCCTCAACGCCATCTACCTACTGTGGCGGCTGAAAGAATCGCCGCACTGGCCCGCGATCCGCGACGCCCTCGCTGCCCTATCGGACTACCTCAGCGAGGAGACTGCACCGATCGACTACGCGCGGCGACGCGACCTGGACTACCGCGGCCTGCTCGCCCAGGATGAGTGGGACCGCATCTGCGGAAGCCTCGGCCACCAGAGATGCTCGGCAGCCCACCCACGCAGCTACCTGCAGCACCAGATCCGCGGCACCACCAAACCCCGCACCGGCCCTGACGACGCCGACACCGAGCTCAGGGAATTCCCAGGCCGACTCACCCCGCAGCTCAGCCGCGCCCTACACCGTCACGCAACGAGATTTCTCGCAAACCAGGGCATTCAGGACGAGCCGGTGCTGTGGGAACCCCCGACGAGTATCGCCGCCGGCCTCTCGTTACCCGGTGTCGAGCTCGGCGATATCGAGATCGCCGAGCTACACCGACTCATCCGGGTTGACCGCCGCACCATCGCCGCCACCAGCCAGCAGTTGGGCGTCAGCGCCGACCTCATTCGTTACGCACTCGAACAGCAGCCCGCCCCGGCGCTGCCACGGCCCCCGCGAACACAACGGATCGGCGCCCGGCGGCCTGGGAGGGTGTATCAGCAAGCCGCCGAAGCGCTCCCGCGGGAACGCCTCGTCGCCCTGTACAGCCAGGAGCAACGCAGCCTCGCCGACATCGCCGCCCTGACCGGGTTCAGCAAGCCGACCATCTCTCGCTTAATGCACGACTACACGATTGCCCTACGGCCGTCGGGGCCGCGACCGACCAAACCTGTTGATCCCGACTGGCTCTACACCGAATGCATCGTCCACCAACGCTCGTGTGCAGACCTCGCGCGAGAACTCCACATCCGCTGCGGAGCGGTAGCCGCCCAAGCCGCCACGCTCGGAATGCCGGTACGCACCGTGACCCGACACACCGACGCCGAACTCCGCGACAACCCGAAGATTCCGGCCATCCTCATCCCGGCCCTCGTTGGCCACGGCGGCTGGGAACGGCTACAACGCTTTGCCGTGATCACCCAGTTCCCCACTCTCACCGACGCCGGGAAACACCTCGGTAGGGGAGTGGCCGTCACCGGACACCACATCTCACGCCTGGAAAAAGACTTCCGCGCCCGGCTTCTCACCCAGAAACCGCTGCGCTGCACGGACTTCGGCGAAGAAGTGCTCGCGGCGGTGCACCACCTGGCCGAACTCGGCGGACCCTGA
- a CDS encoding ATP-binding protein, with translation MTSPKSSTPKRRPARPSRGKSDIRNPREYLDNLTLARKEGWRDMVDAPTLDRPEALSHKQLRHLGAAASEDYNDQRRRWHAQMGTVMTAECQSVLEQLEDFVACNCQTGEDTKPMIALSGLPGLGKSTVSRVFGKRLHRRHIERYGATTRAGDERWPVCRIGMTASTGTREFNAAICDFYAHPGGQRASAQQLLRFALDDVSSCETRLLIIDDLHFLRGRRERMTDLSNQFKYLANEFPLTVLLIGIGLHERNALLDDCNSYRDHEMEQLLRCTTPVDMSPFKVGTEKQRQRWRDLLLTLEQRLLLTQKYPGMLADDLSDQLFVRSTGHIGSLMALIRLGCQKAMRTGTEKLTVELLESCRIDSAAELGRRELHAAFRTGKKTTRLRASPSPP, from the coding sequence ATGACCTCACCGAAGTCCTCGACACCGAAGCGGCGACCTGCCAGGCCGTCGCGGGGCAAATCGGACATCAGAAACCCTCGCGAGTATCTGGACAATCTCACCCTCGCCCGCAAGGAAGGGTGGCGCGACATGGTCGACGCACCGACCCTGGACCGGCCGGAAGCCCTGTCCCACAAACAACTACGTCATTTGGGTGCGGCTGCCAGCGAGGACTACAACGATCAGCGCCGCCGCTGGCACGCCCAAATGGGCACGGTGATGACCGCCGAATGCCAATCCGTGCTGGAGCAACTCGAAGACTTCGTGGCCTGCAACTGCCAGACCGGTGAGGACACCAAACCGATGATCGCGCTCAGCGGGCTGCCCGGGCTGGGTAAGAGCACCGTCTCGCGGGTGTTCGGGAAACGCCTGCACCGCAGACATATCGAGCGTTACGGGGCAACGACACGCGCCGGAGATGAGAGGTGGCCGGTGTGCCGGATCGGAATGACCGCCTCCACCGGCACCCGCGAGTTCAACGCGGCAATATGCGACTTCTACGCCCACCCGGGAGGGCAGCGGGCCAGCGCGCAACAACTGCTGCGGTTCGCTCTTGATGATGTGTCCTCCTGTGAGACAAGGCTGCTCATTATCGATGACCTGCACTTCTTGCGGGGCCGCCGGGAACGCATGACCGATCTGAGTAACCAGTTCAAATACCTCGCCAACGAGTTTCCACTGACGGTGTTGCTCATCGGGATCGGACTGCATGAGCGCAACGCGCTACTCGATGACTGCAACTCCTACCGCGATCACGAGATGGAACAGCTGCTGCGCTGCACCACGCCGGTGGACATGTCACCGTTTAAGGTCGGCACCGAAAAGCAGCGACAGCGTTGGCGGGATTTACTGCTGACCCTCGAACAACGGCTGCTGCTGACTCAGAAGTATCCGGGCATGCTCGCCGATGACCTCTCGGATCAGTTGTTCGTGCGCAGCACGGGCCACATCGGCTCGTTGATGGCGCTGATCCGGCTGGGCTGCCAGAAAGCCATGCGCACCGGCACTGAGAAGCTCACCGTCGAGCTCCTCGAGTCCTGCCGCATCGACAGCGCCGCCGAACTCGGCCGCCGCGAACTGCACGCCGCGTTTCGCACCGGCAAGAAGACCACCCGGCTGCGCGCCTCGCCCAGCCCGCCATGA
- a CDS encoding DDE-type integrase/transposase/recombinase: protein MTGASTPVRVGTRFTYEGSVHEIVDMHVLGGCLEVLAKTVRGNVLRRLSIHELLMSDRVRFLPADDGAAAQDETDVAAVVLSAVPAAVRQQACERAAHVREVLTGFRSGCAATALPGEPRLEYGPDVRLMQRYAAKARELQEAGVDAAYRTVERWVQRYRIHGEAGLISQRAVQPGMGGRQDPRWQETALEVMGEYMDMSKPNEDLVIRRTQARLDARFGVGVVKLPSQRTAYRILAGLEDQRPLFKQSTKRNRDIASRSNEVYGKLHPMRPGEYLLMDTTRLDVFAMDPYTLTWVNAELTVAMDWYSRCVTGLRLTPVSTKSIDAAAVLYETCRPRPAGRDWPTEAMWPPRGIPRSVLVEQDALDPGSVPAATPAVVPDTLVVDHGRIYVSAHLNSVCQRLGISIQPARLRQPRDKGPVERFFSTLRVGLLQELPGYKGQDIFARGVSPEQDAWFYLDELEAIIREWIAVIYHHSAHDSLTGLGVPGLTMTPAEMFAHGVPRAGYLEVPRDPDLAYEFLPVVWRVIQHYGIEVGTRRYKGDIVAGRAKEKSPYPNQKWPIAYNVDDITKVYFRDHRTRRWHPLVWEYADMLDAPMSEEILRFERTLAKAQNRYVDDPLAITSFLERRKLSVANSMAERRRALRVAREQSSLIGDLNPPPDSAELRSVAKALDREPGERAHDAGADAFVDDLDEVPGEADDADEPPLEHGSFYDGVLEVE from the coding sequence ATGACGGGTGCATCGACACCTGTGCGTGTCGGTACTCGCTTCACCTATGAAGGCAGCGTGCACGAGATCGTCGATATGCATGTCCTCGGTGGCTGTTTGGAAGTACTCGCGAAAACGGTGCGCGGTAACGTCCTGCGTCGCTTGTCTATCCATGAGTTGTTGATGTCTGATCGTGTCCGGTTTCTGCCAGCCGACGATGGTGCGGCTGCCCAAGACGAGACTGACGTGGCTGCCGTCGTGTTGTCGGCCGTTCCGGCAGCGGTGCGACAGCAGGCGTGCGAACGAGCAGCGCACGTGCGCGAAGTTCTGACCGGATTCAGATCCGGATGCGCGGCAACCGCTTTGCCGGGTGAACCCAGACTTGAATATGGTCCGGACGTGCGGCTGATGCAGCGTTATGCGGCCAAAGCTCGTGAACTGCAGGAAGCTGGCGTCGATGCGGCCTATCGCACGGTCGAGCGGTGGGTCCAGCGATACCGCATCCATGGAGAGGCGGGCTTGATCTCGCAGCGCGCGGTGCAGCCTGGCATGGGTGGGCGGCAGGATCCGCGGTGGCAGGAGACGGCGCTGGAAGTGATGGGCGAGTACATGGATATGTCGAAGCCTAACGAGGACTTGGTAATTCGACGCACCCAGGCTCGTCTGGACGCCCGGTTCGGTGTGGGTGTGGTGAAGTTGCCGTCGCAGCGCACGGCGTATCGGATCCTGGCCGGCCTCGAGGACCAGCGGCCGCTGTTTAAGCAGAGCACGAAACGCAACCGCGACATCGCTTCTCGGTCGAACGAGGTGTACGGCAAGCTGCATCCGATGCGGCCGGGGGAGTACCTGCTGATGGACACCACCCGCCTGGATGTGTTCGCGATGGATCCCTACACGTTGACGTGGGTGAACGCCGAGCTGACGGTGGCGATGGACTGGTACAGCCGCTGCGTCACCGGGTTGCGGCTGACCCCGGTGTCGACGAAATCCATTGATGCAGCGGCGGTGTTGTACGAGACGTGTCGGCCGCGACCGGCGGGGCGGGACTGGCCGACCGAAGCGATGTGGCCACCACGCGGGATCCCGCGCTCGGTGCTCGTCGAACAGGACGCTCTCGACCCGGGCAGTGTGCCGGCGGCGACCCCGGCGGTCGTGCCCGACACCCTGGTTGTCGATCACGGCCGGATCTATGTCAGCGCGCACCTCAACAGCGTGTGTCAGCGGTTGGGGATCTCAATCCAGCCGGCCCGGTTGCGCCAACCCCGCGATAAGGGGCCGGTGGAACGGTTCTTCTCCACGCTGCGGGTGGGTCTGCTGCAGGAGCTGCCTGGCTATAAGGGTCAGGACATTTTCGCGCGCGGGGTGTCGCCGGAACAGGATGCCTGGTTCTACCTCGATGAGCTGGAAGCCATCATCCGGGAGTGGATCGCCGTCATCTATCACCACAGCGCCCACGACAGTCTGACCGGGCTGGGAGTCCCGGGGCTGACGATGACCCCGGCGGAGATGTTCGCCCACGGGGTGCCACGCGCCGGTTACCTGGAGGTGCCGCGCGATCCCGATCTGGCCTATGAGTTTCTGCCGGTGGTGTGGCGCGTCATCCAGCATTACGGCATCGAGGTGGGAACGCGCCGCTACAAAGGAGACATCGTCGCCGGACGCGCGAAGGAGAAAAGCCCGTATCCGAACCAGAAGTGGCCGATCGCCTACAACGTCGACGACATCACCAAGGTGTACTTCCGCGACCACCGCACCCGCCGCTGGCATCCGTTGGTGTGGGAGTACGCCGACATGCTTGACGCCCCGATGAGCGAGGAAATCCTGCGGTTCGAGCGTACCTTGGCCAAAGCCCAGAACCGGTATGTCGATGACCCGCTGGCGATCACTAGCTTCCTGGAACGCCGCAAACTCAGCGTCGCGAACTCGATGGCCGAGCGTCGCCGGGCACTGCGGGTGGCCCGCGAGCAGTCCAGCCTCATCGGTGATCTCAACCCGCCACCGGACAGCGCCGAATTGCGCTCGGTCGCTAAAGCATTGGATCGCGAACCCGGCGAGCGGGCCCACGACGCCGGCGCTGATGCGTTCGTTGATGACCTCGACGAGGTACCCGGCGAAGCCGATGACGCCGACGAGCCGCCGCTGGAGCACGGCAGCTTCTACGACGGTGTGCTGGAGGTGGAATGA